The following coding sequences are from one Pelagovum sp. HNIBRBA483 window:
- a CDS encoding DUF2125 domain-containing protein codes for MRRLTYLVLALATLYGGYWFIARATFLAQVENGLSRMQDDGWAIAYDDLSIIGFPSRFDVTADRLSAASPDRSFQWDAPFFQALMLSYRPNEVIAVWPESQSFTLRGAAFDLAARGLRASLSVNLDSSASLSAATLESAPLLLSGANDWSLGAESILLALRETPNAAVDATYDLYLSVEGLTLPDTLRQQIDPTGQLPSSFGKSTVDATFKNAAPIALNGATGAVQEITLNSAQIVWGGFRLSGSGALTITANGIPEGRIYLVIQDWERLIAIAKALGWIDAGVVPTWRNMAEMLAGGNDTLTLPLAFQNGFMSIGPIPLGPAPRF; via the coding sequence ATGCGTCGTCTTACCTACCTCGTGCTGGCGCTCGCCACACTCTATGGCGGCTATTGGTTCATCGCCCGCGCGACCTTCCTTGCCCAGGTCGAGAACGGTCTTTCCCGCATGCAGGATGACGGCTGGGCAATCGCTTATGACGACTTGTCCATCATCGGCTTCCCATCGCGCTTCGATGTCACCGCGGATCGGCTATCGGCTGCCTCGCCGGATCGCAGCTTCCAATGGGACGCACCGTTCTTTCAAGCGCTCATGCTGAGCTACCGCCCCAATGAGGTTATAGCCGTCTGGCCCGAAAGCCAGAGCTTTACACTTCGCGGAGCAGCTTTTGACCTTGCCGCGCGCGGCCTGCGCGCTAGCCTGTCGGTCAATCTCGACAGCAGCGCCAGCCTCAGCGCGGCAACCCTCGAAAGCGCTCCTTTGCTGCTAAGCGGGGCAAACGATTGGTCCCTAGGCGCGGAAAGCATACTGCTCGCCCTACGCGAAACCCCGAATGCGGCGGTAGATGCAACCTATGACCTCTACCTCAGCGTCGAGGGGCTTACCCTGCCGGACACGCTCCGACAACAAATCGACCCAACCGGCCAATTGCCCTCCAGCTTCGGCAAGAGCACGGTCGACGCGACCTTCAAAAACGCAGCACCCATCGCGCTCAACGGAGCAACCGGTGCCGTGCAGGAGATCACGTTGAACAGCGCGCAAATCGTCTGGGGCGGGTTCCGGCTTTCTGGTTCCGGCGCGCTGACGATCACCGCAAACGGTATTCCCGAAGGCCGCATTTATCTCGTTATTCAGGATTGGGAGCGCCTGATCGCCATCGCTAAGGCATTGGGTTGGATTGACGCTGGCGTCGTTCCGACTTGGCGCAATATGGCGGAAATGCTCGCCGGCGGCAACGATACGCTGACCCTGCCTCTTGCGTTCCAGAACGGGTTCATGTCCATCGGCCCGATCCCGCTCGGCCCTGCGCCACGCTTCTAG